A genomic segment from Candidatus Brocadia sinica JPN1 encodes:
- the hutI gene encoding imidazolonepropionase, whose protein sequence is MLPDLFVQNIGQLVTVADASQKPKTFHRMDEIGIIKDGAVVIRDGYFIDIGTTRKLKKKYHRKDTKIIDAAGKVVLPGFVDCHTHTIFGGDRTGEFIQRIQGETYLEILKKGGGILSTVENTRKLKIQNLAELSRKHLDTMLLHGTTTVEIKSGYGLDMKSELKILKTIQYLQKTHPMDIVATFLGAHVIPPEYKHSPNSYVNLICNMLPKVKPYATFCDVFCDEGAFSAEQSERILKTAKASSFRLKIHTNEFKDIGGVSLAIQLNAISADHLDNIKQRDIVRLKKSNILCVLLPGVPFFLMKDTYAPARKMIENGVPVALATDFNPGTCPSGNMQMIITLACLKMGMTPAQAINATTINAAHAIGAAHRIGSIEVGKQADMIILDIQEYTQLPYYFSINHVKTTIKKGKIVVENMQLIDS, encoded by the coding sequence ATGTTGCCCGATTTATTTGTGCAAAATATTGGTCAATTGGTGACTGTTGCAGACGCATCCCAAAAACCGAAAACATTTCATAGGATGGATGAAATCGGGATTATCAAGGATGGCGCTGTTGTTATAAGAGACGGATATTTTATTGATATTGGTACGACCAGGAAACTGAAAAAAAAGTATCACAGGAAGGATACAAAAATCATAGATGCTGCCGGAAAAGTTGTTTTGCCCGGCTTTGTGGATTGTCATACCCATACCATTTTTGGCGGTGACCGTACGGGAGAGTTTATCCAGCGTATTCAAGGAGAGACCTATTTAGAGATCCTTAAAAAGGGAGGAGGAATATTAAGTACCGTTGAAAATACCCGTAAACTAAAAATCCAGAACCTTGCTGAACTATCGAGAAAACACCTCGACACCATGCTTTTACATGGTACAACTACCGTGGAAATTAAAAGTGGATACGGACTCGATATGAAAAGTGAACTCAAAATCCTCAAGACCATACAATATCTGCAAAAAACACATCCTATGGATATTGTAGCTACCTTTCTCGGCGCCCACGTAATTCCTCCCGAATATAAACACTCCCCAAATAGCTATGTTAATTTAATATGCAATATGCTGCCGAAAGTAAAACCTTATGCAACCTTTTGCGATGTTTTTTGTGACGAAGGTGCTTTTAGTGCAGAACAGTCTGAAAGAATCCTTAAAACAGCAAAAGCGTCAAGTTTTAGGTTAAAGATACATACCAATGAATTTAAAGATATCGGTGGTGTGTCATTGGCTATTCAACTGAATGCAATTTCAGCAGACCATCTTGACAATATCAAACAGCGTGATATAGTAAGGCTAAAAAAGAGCAATATTCTTTGTGTTTTATTGCCGGGCGTACCTTTCTTTCTGATGAAAGATACTTATGCACCAGCAAGGAAAATGATAGAAAATGGGGTGCCCGTTGCATTGGCAACTGATTTTAATCCAGGTACATGCCCCAGTGGTAATATGCAAATGATAATAACCCTGGCATGTCTCAAGATGGGTATGACACCTGCCCAAGCAATTAACGCTACCACGATAAATGCAGCGCACGCTATCGGAGCAGCACACCGGATTGGAAGCATAGAGGTTGGAAAACAAGCGGATATGATAATTCTTGATATCCAGGAGTACACTCAATTGCCTTACTATTTTAGCATAAATCACGTGAAGACCACAATAAAGAAAGGCAAGATAGTTGTAGAAAATATGCAGTTAATAGATTCATAA
- the mobA gene encoding molybdenum cofactor guanylyltransferase — MTAIILAGGKSRRMGFNKAFLPYGDKTFIEHQIARLNKIFDEIILSANDARLYAHLNLPIVSDILPERGPLSGICAGLIRSTSFHSFVIACDMPFIHEKIILYLREQIGGYDVVVPQTSRGLEPLHAFYSRNCIQPMYRCLNEGRLRIIDFFSEVKVKIVDEQEFKELDVPTQPLVNLNTPEEYQKYCDYKAPNQRES, encoded by the coding sequence GTGACAGCGATTATACTGGCAGGCGGGAAAAGCCGCAGAATGGGTTTTAATAAAGCATTTCTTCCGTACGGAGACAAAACATTCATCGAACATCAAATAGCAAGATTGAATAAAATCTTCGATGAAATCATTCTATCCGCAAACGATGCCAGGCTGTATGCCCATCTGAACCTACCCATTGTATCCGATATACTGCCAGAGAGAGGCCCGCTCAGCGGCATTTGTGCGGGTCTCATACGTTCTACAAGTTTTCACAGCTTCGTAATAGCCTGTGATATGCCTTTTATCCACGAAAAGATAATCCTTTATCTCAGGGAACAGATCGGTGGCTACGATGTGGTCGTACCACAGACAAGTCGAGGGCTAGAACCTCTGCATGCCTTTTATTCCAGGAATTGCATACAGCCAATGTATCGTTGTCTGAATGAAGGGCGACTGCGAATCATCGATTTTTTTTCAGAAGTAAAGGTAAAAATTGTCGATGAGCAGGAATTCAAGGAACTGGATGTACCCACACAGCCACTTGTCAATCTGAATACCCCGGAAGAATACCAGAAATACTGTGACTATAAGGCGCCAAATCAAAGGGAATCATGA
- a CDS encoding aminotransferase class I/II-fold pyridoxal phosphate-dependent enzyme: MSEEFVINVANRVKQLPPYLFGRLNALKYEKRRNNIDVIDLGMGNPNDPTPQPIIQKLCEAVQDPRNHRYTVSANGIFNLRREVAKYYEKQFNVILDPEEVVCTIGSKEGISHLCLGLLETGDTVVVPNPAFPIHIHAVNLAGGNVVSVPLTEDEKFLPNLISTVKSLKPHPKMLILNFPHNPTAATIELSFFEEIVAFARKHNIIVVHDFAYCGIAFDGYKPPSFLQVKGAKEIGVEFNTMSKSFNMAGWRLGFCVGNKEIVSTLAKVKGYYDYGIFQPVQIASIIALRECNKYTQEQAQIYQNRRDVLCDGLNRIGWNVKKPKASMFVWAPIPEKWRSMGSVDFAYKLMNEAEVSVAPGAAFGEHGEGYLRLAIVENELRLKQAVRQIDRALR; the protein is encoded by the coding sequence ATGTCAGAAGAGTTTGTGATTAATGTCGCTAATAGAGTTAAGCAATTACCTCCTTATCTGTTCGGACGATTAAACGCCTTAAAATACGAAAAACGACGTAATAATATTGATGTAATTGACTTGGGCATGGGGAATCCGAATGACCCTACACCTCAACCAATAATTCAGAAATTGTGCGAGGCTGTACAGGATCCAAGGAACCACAGGTATACCGTTTCGGCCAATGGCATATTCAATCTCAGACGAGAAGTCGCCAAATATTACGAAAAGCAGTTTAATGTAATCCTTGACCCAGAAGAAGTAGTTTGCACTATCGGATCAAAAGAAGGGATATCTCACCTGTGTTTGGGGTTATTGGAAACAGGCGATACTGTTGTAGTACCCAATCCCGCCTTTCCCATTCATATCCATGCTGTAAATTTAGCCGGTGGCAATGTCGTCAGTGTACCACTTACGGAAGATGAGAAGTTTTTGCCAAACCTGATCAGTACGGTCAAAAGTCTTAAGCCGCACCCGAAGATGCTTATTTTAAATTTCCCCCATAATCCCACTGCTGCTACCATCGAATTGAGTTTTTTCGAAGAGATTGTAGCCTTCGCGAGGAAACATAATATTATTGTTGTCCATGATTTTGCATATTGCGGAATCGCATTTGATGGGTACAAGCCGCCTAGCTTCTTACAAGTCAAAGGCGCAAAAGAGATCGGTGTGGAATTTAATACCATGTCTAAATCATTTAACATGGCTGGCTGGAGGCTTGGGTTTTGCGTAGGAAACAAAGAGATTGTCAGTACTCTGGCAAAAGTTAAGGGATATTACGATTATGGTATTTTCCAACCCGTACAAATAGCCTCCATCATCGCACTCCGGGAATGTAATAAATACACACAGGAGCAGGCGCAAATTTACCAGAACAGAAGGGATGTGCTTTGTGACGGACTGAATCGTATCGGATGGAACGTCAAAAAACCAAAGGCATCTATGTTTGTATGGGCTCCCATTCCAGAAAAATGGCGATCTATGGGTTCGGTGGATTTTGCTTATAAACTCATGAATGAAGCAGAGGTGTCCGTCGCTCCTGGAGCTGCCTTTGGGGAACATGGTGAGGGATATTTGCGATTGGCAATTGTGGAGAATGAACTACGCCTCAAACAGGCCGTACGCCAGATTGATCGTGCATTGAGATAG
- the nfi gene encoding deoxyribonuclease V (cleaves DNA at apurinic or apyrimidinic sites) — MKFNRLHPWCVDYKKAVQIQDTLRDLLILKKTTGKICTIAGADVSYDKHSDRFFAGVVVFTFGKQLEKIEESTAVGKAGFPYIPGLLSFREAPILLKAFKKLRNNPDVILFDGQGIAHPRYFGLASHMGLILDTPSIGCAKSRLVGEYRCVKNIAGEYSKLFYKNKVVGAVLRTKANTNPIFVSPGHKADLPFAIRIALKTCRGYRIPEPIRHAHLLVNKVRRKLAIHVPAAPVNEQYN, encoded by the coding sequence GTGAAATTCAACCGATTACATCCATGGTGTGTAGACTACAAAAAGGCTGTCCAGATACAGGATACTTTAAGAGACCTGTTAATCTTAAAAAAAACTACGGGAAAAATTTGTACCATAGCGGGTGCAGATGTTTCTTACGACAAGCACAGCGATCGATTCTTTGCTGGCGTAGTTGTGTTTACATTTGGTAAACAGTTGGAAAAGATTGAGGAAAGTACGGCTGTGGGCAAGGCGGGATTTCCCTATATTCCCGGTCTTCTTTCTTTTCGTGAGGCGCCCATCCTGCTTAAGGCATTTAAAAAACTGAGAAACAATCCGGACGTTATCCTTTTTGATGGGCAGGGCATTGCCCATCCCCGTTATTTTGGACTGGCGTCACATATGGGGCTGATCCTTGATACACCTTCCATCGGATGTGCAAAAAGCCGACTGGTGGGTGAGTACCGTTGTGTCAAAAATATTGCGGGTGAATATTCGAAACTCTTCTATAAGAACAAAGTCGTTGGCGCTGTACTGAGGACGAAAGCAAACACCAATCCAATCTTTGTATCCCCTGGCCACAAGGCAGATCTGCCGTTTGCAATCCGTATTGCTTTGAAGACCTGCCGTGGATATCGTATCCCCGAACCAATACGGCATGCCCATTTGCTGGTAAATAAAGTGAGGAGGAAACTCGCAATACATGTGCCAGCTGCTCCTGTAAATGAACAATATAATTGA
- a CDS encoding FMN-binding protein, with protein MQKKAQYTITLTMVSLLASLGVSSVFLLTKDTIKRKDLAVRTEALYIVLPGLEGSPMEVTPSEIADQDRVYKGLNKAGQLIGYAACGEAQGYSSKIKVMVGTDPGLEKIIGINILAQNETPGLGTKMTEVESTSTLWSVIFGKELKTIDLNSEESWQLPIYGQPERIKKFGLLKKEKKPLPWFQEQFKHKTYNQLVVSKVKDEEKITAITGATISTKAVINAVQNAIDKIKGVVQTPVWEIK; from the coding sequence ATGCAAAAGAAGGCACAATACACGATTACTCTGACGATGGTTTCTCTTTTGGCCTCGCTTGGGGTGTCATCGGTTTTTTTACTAACCAAAGACACGATCAAAAGGAAGGACTTGGCAGTTCGTACAGAGGCGCTGTATATTGTGCTTCCCGGTTTGGAAGGTTCTCCGATGGAGGTAACACCATCGGAGATAGCAGATCAAGACCGTGTCTATAAGGGGCTGAACAAAGCAGGGCAGCTTATTGGTTATGCAGCATGCGGAGAGGCCCAGGGGTACTCGAGTAAGATTAAAGTCATGGTGGGAACTGATCCCGGTCTTGAAAAGATTATCGGGATCAATATACTCGCACAAAACGAAACCCCGGGGCTCGGTACAAAGATGACTGAGGTTGAAAGTACCTCTACATTGTGGAGTGTAATCTTTGGCAAGGAACTGAAAACAATTGATTTGAATAGCGAAGAATCCTGGCAATTGCCAATTTACGGGCAGCCTGAGAGAATAAAAAAATTTGGATTATTAAAAAAAGAGAAAAAACCTCTACCTTGGTTTCAAGAGCAATTCAAGCATAAAACCTATAACCAACTAGTCGTATCAAAGGTGAAAGATGAAGAAAAGATTACGGCTATTACAGGTGCTACCATATCCACAAAAGCGGTTATTAATGCAGTGCAGAATGCCATTGATAAAATAAAGGGTGTTGTTCAAACTCCTGTCTGGGAAATTAAGTAG
- a CDS encoding RnfABCDGE type electron transport complex subunit D, whose translation MSNQIQSNTTLIVSASPHIRDVESIPRIMWAVVFSLIPAGVAGIFTFGYYCLYVVFLSCIAAVVAEIFILLLRKQPIVNTIKDGSAVVTGILLAYTLPPSVPWYVPVVGSFFAITIVKHAFGGLGNNIWNPALAARAFLQVAYPAVINSDWRVLQHGIGNLVHSITKVDPEGKLVDAITRATPLAKEAGAETYRLTQLLMGNVPGCIGETSVIALSLGGSYLIYRHCVKWYVPVCYIATVFVMVLILPSRIVMPWANDPFYHIFAGGLFLGAFFMATDMVTSPLTKRGLFIFAVGAGVLTVLIRLYSGYPEGVCYSILLMNTATPLIDRFTKPRLYGTSVKKV comes from the coding sequence ATGTCGAACCAGATTCAAAGTAATACTACCTTAATTGTTAGTGCGTCCCCCCATATCCGTGATGTGGAGAGTATCCCCAGGATTATGTGGGCTGTGGTGTTTTCACTGATTCCTGCCGGGGTTGCCGGTATTTTTACCTTTGGATATTACTGCCTCTACGTTGTTTTTTTAAGTTGTATCGCTGCTGTTGTTGCTGAAATATTTATTTTACTGTTACGAAAACAGCCAATTGTGAATACCATCAAAGATGGCAGTGCTGTTGTTACCGGGATTCTGTTGGCATACACATTGCCGCCGAGCGTTCCCTGGTATGTCCCTGTAGTGGGGTCTTTCTTTGCAATTACCATTGTAAAACACGCCTTTGGTGGTTTAGGAAACAACATCTGGAACCCTGCTCTGGCAGCACGCGCATTTTTGCAGGTGGCGTATCCTGCCGTTATCAATTCAGATTGGCGCGTCCTGCAACACGGAATTGGCAATCTTGTTCATAGTATTACTAAGGTCGATCCAGAAGGCAAACTGGTGGATGCTATCACAAGGGCGACTCCGCTGGCAAAAGAAGCAGGGGCAGAGACATATCGCCTTACTCAATTATTGATGGGAAATGTTCCAGGTTGTATAGGGGAAACTTCCGTGATCGCATTATCGCTGGGTGGCTCTTATCTGATTTACAGGCATTGCGTCAAGTGGTATGTCCCTGTTTGTTATATAGCAACGGTCTTTGTTATGGTCTTAATTTTACCTTCACGGATCGTAATGCCATGGGCTAATGACCCATTTTATCATATCTTTGCAGGCGGGTTATTTTTGGGTGCATTCTTTATGGCTACAGATATGGTTACCTCTCCTTTAACAAAACGAGGGCTTTTCATCTTTGCAGTTGGCGCCGGTGTGCTAACGGTGCTGATCCGTTTGTATTCTGGTTATCCAGAAGGGGTATGCTATTCCATATTGCTCATGAACACAGCGACACCCCTGATTGATCGATTTACGAAACCTCGACTCTATGGAACCAGCGTGAAAAAGGTTTAA
- the scpB gene encoding SMC-Scp complex subunit ScpB codes for MKRIEEIKPIVESLVFAAEEPITLRKLTDIIEGVDSVQIQEAITQLKNDYDMQGRAFQIEEIAGGYQLFTKPEYYEWIAKLRKKTGETKLSQAALETLAIIAYKQPILRANLEAIRGVQSGQIIRLLMEKDLVKVVGRDESLGHPLLYGTTKKFLEYFGLNDIKDLPKIEELEAP; via the coding sequence ATGAAAAGAATTGAAGAAATCAAACCCATCGTTGAATCCTTGGTATTTGCAGCCGAAGAACCCATTACCCTCCGTAAACTCACAGACATTATCGAAGGTGTTGATAGTGTTCAAATTCAGGAAGCAATTACACAGTTAAAAAATGATTATGATATGCAGGGCAGGGCATTTCAGATTGAAGAAATTGCAGGGGGGTATCAATTATTTACTAAACCTGAATATTATGAATGGATAGCGAAGTTGCGAAAAAAGACAGGAGAAACGAAACTCTCGCAAGCAGCCCTTGAGACACTTGCTATAATTGCTTACAAGCAGCCAATTTTACGGGCAAATCTGGAGGCCATCCGTGGAGTTCAATCAGGTCAAATTATCAGGCTGCTCATGGAGAAAGACCTTGTTAAAGTTGTGGGGAGGGACGAATCATTAGGGCACCCCCTGCTCTATGGCACCACAAAAAAGTTTCTCGAATATTTCGGGTTGAATGATATTAAAGACCTGCCTAAGATTGAAGAATTGGAAGCGCCATAA
- the rsxC gene encoding electron transport complex subunit RsxC, with protein MITFVKSKFKTFVGGIHPSEDGKVLTQDKKEVSIPLPKTVYLFMSQHIGAPAKPIVKKGDIVKKGQLVGDAQGFVSANVHASVSGKVIDVVPWPHPVTGIRSSAVIIENSGEDSWIEGVNVASDIDLVTPDEIRKRIQSAGIVGLGGATFPTHVKLTPPKDKAIDTVVMNGAECEPYLTCDYRLMLDKPHEIIQGLKLVMRCVGCKKAHIGIEANKADVYTLFKDILSNEPHIKVDLMEVKYPQGAEHQLIKALLGREFKPTQLPLEVGAIVINVGTAFAVYEAVKFRKPLIERLVTVTGNGVENPQNFWVRLGTPVRQLLEEAKITANVSKIIFGGPMMGVAQGNIDTAVTIKGTGGILVLRDAQKWESHACIRCGRCINSCPYGLNPSVLSILCEAKEFSLALENNIMECKECGCCSYICPAKRPIVHSIKFAKAEIAKQKVKA; from the coding sequence ATGATAACCTTTGTTAAATCAAAATTTAAAACATTTGTCGGCGGTATACACCCAAGCGAAGATGGGAAGGTTCTTACCCAGGATAAGAAAGAAGTATCCATCCCACTCCCCAAAACCGTATACTTGTTTATGAGTCAGCACATCGGTGCTCCAGCCAAACCAATTGTCAAAAAAGGAGATATTGTCAAAAAAGGACAGTTGGTTGGCGATGCACAGGGTTTCGTTTCTGCAAACGTGCATGCCTCTGTTTCTGGTAAAGTCATTGATGTTGTTCCCTGGCCACATCCAGTCACAGGAATAAGGTCTTCGGCCGTTATTATAGAAAATTCCGGGGAGGATTCCTGGATTGAAGGTGTGAATGTTGCTTCTGATATCGATCTCGTTACACCTGATGAGATCAGAAAGCGCATCCAATCGGCAGGTATTGTAGGCTTAGGTGGCGCAACTTTTCCTACCCACGTAAAACTCACCCCTCCCAAAGATAAAGCAATCGATACGGTCGTTATGAACGGTGCAGAATGCGAACCATATCTTACCTGTGATTATCGGCTTATGTTAGATAAACCTCATGAAATTATCCAGGGTTTGAAATTGGTTATGAGGTGTGTAGGATGTAAAAAGGCACATATCGGCATCGAGGCAAATAAGGCTGATGTTTATACCCTCTTTAAAGATATTTTATCAAATGAGCCCCATATAAAAGTAGACCTGATGGAGGTAAAGTATCCACAGGGGGCGGAGCATCAGCTCATTAAAGCATTATTGGGCAGAGAATTTAAACCGACTCAGTTGCCCTTAGAGGTAGGCGCTATTGTAATCAACGTGGGAACGGCCTTTGCTGTGTATGAGGCGGTGAAATTCAGAAAGCCATTGATCGAAAGATTAGTCACTGTTACGGGAAATGGGGTAGAAAACCCGCAAAATTTTTGGGTGCGTTTGGGGACGCCTGTAAGACAATTGTTAGAAGAGGCAAAGATTACAGCGAATGTCAGTAAGATTATTTTTGGTGGTCCCATGATGGGTGTTGCACAGGGGAATATAGACACCGCCGTTACTATCAAAGGAACGGGCGGTATTCTTGTGTTAAGAGACGCTCAAAAGTGGGAATCCCACGCCTGTATCCGATGTGGGCGTTGCATCAATAGCTGTCCCTATGGGCTTAATCCCAGCGTGTTAAGTATCCTCTGTGAAGCAAAAGAGTTTAGCCTGGCGCTGGAAAATAACATTATGGAGTGCAAGGAATGCGGCTGTTGCAGTTATATTTGCCCGGCGAAAAGACCAATTGTTCATAGTATTAAATTTGCAAAAGCCGAGATTGCCAAACAGAAGGTAAAAGCATAA
- a CDS encoding YvcK family protein — MKIKAVIFDLDDTLYDCTGSLIDASRRRAARAMVEAGLPCTEEDVYQLQKELTDRHGPYYLVFNEIVNRYHADDKLVSIAYKAYNSSEVSEIKPFPDVIPTLKEMRDKGYKLFLLSVGVHERQEKKINILGLKPYFDEIVINDQEIGLLMDDCIRDLIGRYNINPRETIMVGDRARDELRIAKLLGMTTIQMLHGRFKCEPVVNECDKPDYKVKRIFQIPTILQLNNMGKTPERLKIVAIGGGTGLPIMLEGSKTYSKHLTAVVTVTDSGRSSGVLREEFGILPPGDARNCLVALSETEEQERELYQLFQYRFNRGSLEGMSLGNLLMTALTDITGSFEEAIKKASKILNIRGKVLPSTLDNTHICAQLEDGTYVEEEFNVRAVGKPPIKDVFLKDNNVASPSEAVEEILKADIIVIGPGSLYTSIITNLLVSGIRNAIRNSKATKIYVCNIVTQPGQTDHYKVSHHINAIIKYLGEGVLDYVIVNNNIPRKDILNRYQKEGAGVVFMDDGVYNLNVNVKKADLVEDISQKRILWEKQDLLRHDPDKLADSICRVYANLPLLTTGASQV; from the coding sequence ATGAAAATAAAGGCTGTGATCTTTGATTTGGACGATACATTGTACGATTGTACTGGTTCACTTATTGATGCATCCAGGCGGCGCGCTGCCAGGGCAATGGTCGAGGCTGGACTGCCTTGCACCGAAGAAGATGTCTATCAGTTACAAAAGGAGCTTACCGACAGGCACGGTCCGTACTATCTCGTATTTAACGAAATCGTGAACAGATATCATGCCGATGACAAATTAGTCAGCATTGCCTATAAGGCATACAATAGTAGCGAAGTCTCTGAGATTAAACCGTTTCCAGATGTTATTCCTACGCTGAAGGAAATGAGGGATAAAGGCTATAAACTTTTTCTGCTATCCGTTGGTGTCCATGAACGACAGGAAAAAAAGATAAACATCCTTGGATTAAAACCATACTTTGATGAAATTGTAATCAATGATCAGGAAATCGGCCTTCTCATGGACGATTGCATTCGTGACCTTATCGGAAGGTATAATATTAATCCAAGGGAGACCATCATGGTGGGTGACAGGGCGCGGGATGAGCTACGGATTGCCAAATTGCTTGGGATGACCACCATCCAGATGTTACATGGAAGATTTAAGTGTGAGCCTGTGGTAAATGAGTGTGACAAGCCAGACTATAAGGTCAAACGCATTTTCCAGATTCCTACCATTCTCCAACTCAACAATATGGGAAAAACGCCTGAAAGACTGAAGATTGTTGCTATCGGAGGAGGCACGGGGCTTCCTATTATGCTCGAAGGTTCAAAAACGTACAGTAAACATCTCACCGCTGTGGTAACAGTCACCGATTCAGGGCGAAGTTCTGGCGTTTTGAGAGAGGAATTCGGAATACTCCCGCCAGGCGATGCAAGAAATTGCCTGGTAGCGCTTTCTGAAACGGAAGAACAAGAACGGGAACTATACCAGTTGTTTCAGTACAGGTTTAATAGGGGTTCACTGGAGGGTATGAGTCTTGGGAATTTACTGATGACTGCATTAACGGATATAACGGGCAGTTTCGAAGAAGCCATTAAAAAAGCCAGTAAGATATTAAACATTCGGGGAAAGGTGCTCCCCTCGACCCTGGACAATACTCACATTTGTGCACAACTGGAAGATGGAACCTATGTAGAAGAAGAATTTAATGTGCGTGCAGTAGGAAAGCCGCCAATTAAGGACGTCTTTTTAAAAGATAACAATGTGGCGTCTCCATCCGAAGCCGTAGAAGAAATTCTGAAAGCCGATATCATTGTAATAGGCCCGGGCAGTCTTTATACGAGTATTATAACGAATCTTTTAGTTTCAGGCATTCGAAATGCCATTCGGAACAGTAAGGCTACCAAGATTTACGTGTGTAATATTGTTACCCAACCAGGCCAAACTGATCACTATAAAGTTTCTCATCACATTAATGCTATTATAAAATACCTTGGGGAAGGCGTACTGGATTATGTTATTGTGAATAATAATATTCCCCGCAAGGACATCCTGAATAGATACCAAAAAGAAGGAGCGGGGGTGGTTTTTATGGACGATGGTGTTTATAATTTGAACGTTAATGTCAAAAAAGCAGACTTGGTCGAAGACATTAGCCAGAAGCGTATCCTCTGGGAAAAACAAGATTTGCTCAGGCATGATCCAGACAAGCTCGCCGATTCAATTTGCAGGGTATATGCAAATTTGCCGTTATTAACGACAGGCGCCAGTCAGGTATAG
- a CDS encoding peptidylprolyl isomerase yields MKIRVAVTLFSLMLSADTFFTQTIFGEVTNAVKSTKSESPVITDKNIVAIVNGQKITRQDLYSLLIDTYGEDALDVLIRRTLIYQMAEKEGVGVSNSEVEQKLKILVNSEVEGLMRTYRIKDRADLEKELVKIGSSITQLEEKLSRKMRKQAEVELIAEKLMTKTIAVTDEELQRAYDEEYGEKIEASQIVFRTRREAEDALKKLKSGADFATLARNESVDRASAVRGGKMQPFSPKDSLGADVARLKVGELSDIIKTDYGYHIIKILDRKPASNKSFKAVKGELEKIVRNQQYKERIGPWLISLIENASITKNLVSD; encoded by the coding sequence ATGAAAATCCGTGTAGCTGTTACCCTTTTTTCTCTGATGCTTTCTGCCGATACGTTTTTTACACAAACGATCTTTGGCGAGGTAACGAACGCTGTTAAATCAACGAAGAGCGAATCTCCGGTTATTACCGATAAAAATATTGTGGCAATCGTAAATGGTCAAAAGATTACAAGACAAGATCTTTATAGCCTGCTGATTGATACGTATGGAGAAGATGCGTTAGATGTGCTCATCCGAAGGACGCTGATCTATCAAATGGCGGAAAAAGAAGGGGTTGGTGTTTCAAATAGTGAAGTGGAACAGAAGTTAAAGATTCTTGTTAACAGTGAAGTTGAAGGCTTAATGCGCACATATCGGATAAAAGACAGGGCAGACCTGGAAAAAGAGTTAGTCAAGATCGGCAGCAGTATTACGCAACTTGAAGAAAAGCTCTCCAGAAAGATGAGAAAACAAGCTGAGGTTGAACTTATTGCTGAAAAACTCATGACAAAAACAATTGCTGTGACAGACGAAGAACTGCAGAGGGCATACGATGAAGAGTATGGCGAAAAAATTGAGGCCAGCCAGATAGTCTTTAGAACCCGCAGGGAGGCCGAAGATGCGCTCAAAAAATTAAAATCCGGTGCCGATTTTGCTACCCTTGCAAGAAACGAATCTGTCGACCGCGCCTCTGCTGTCCGGGGCGGAAAGATGCAGCCTTTTAGCCCAAAAGACAGTTTGGGTGCAGACGTGGCGCGCTTGAAGGTTGGTGAACTCAGTGACATTATCAAAACAGACTACGGCTACCATATTATTAAAATTCTTGACAGGAAACCTGCAAGTAATAAGAGTTTTAAGGCGGTCAAGGGAGAATTGGAAAAGATCGTCAGAAATCAACAGTACAAAGAAAGAATAGGTCCCTGGCTGATTAGTTTGATAGAAAATGCTTCGATTACGAAAAATTTGGTTAGCGATTGA